DNA from Eucalyptus grandis isolate ANBG69807.140 chromosome 5, ASM1654582v1, whole genome shotgun sequence:
TCGGAGAAAATTATGGACATCTTCATGGTAAAGACTTTAAGGAAGTGACTACCGTGCTTCAGTGTTGGTTGATAAGTCTGCGATTTGGTATGTGACTCAACTAAGCTGCTTTGACATAACAAAAGAGAACTCAGCTAAACATCACGGTAACAGAGGGCATCTTTTCTCGGGGCGAGGGATGGCATTTTGCAGCACAGTTGGAATCATATACCGAGATCAAGATTCTACATCATATTGTTGAGTTATCAATTTGCATATCACATCTGAGGACATCATATTGCTATGTTATTTAATTGCATATCACATCTGAGTAGAAACATCTTCTAACTATGCCATATTTGAGCAAAAGATTTGGAAGGATCTTTAGTTACTGCCATCGGTTGTGATATCAGGTTCAGCTGGCTTTTGAGGCATCAACGGAGGTAACCTCTGCGGCATCTTTATGCTACCACTTTTCCTTGAATTCCTCTACGCTTTGGCTGCGAATCTTGATGCACATATAGTGGCAGCAAGGCTCGGCGAAGCGCCACCATCCTTTGCTAAAGCATCGTGTAACCTGTCTTCTGCATCATGCAAAGCCTTATCGCGCTTCCTCTTGCAGTGTCGGTGCCAAATGGCTTGTATAAAACAAGCTGCCCACGTCCTCCATTGTTGCGAGTAGAACCTGAATGCAaatatatccaaaaaatatGACCAAGCCTTTCCCTCTTTATATAATTACGTAAGCACcataaaatggaaaggaaacTTCTAAGAATTTGCGTGGCCGGAGATTGTCTTTGGAATTGTGTAGACAAACAACGAACATGATACCACAGAGAGAAAGGGGAGTTTCGAGCTTTGCCTGAAAGTATGTTGGAGCTGCTTGCTGTGAAGACACCGAAACTGAGAGGCCACAAACTTCAGGTCATAGGTAGTGAGTGCGAAGGCTTCGACCTCTGTGATAGCTTCTACAGTTCTCGTCGAGGTGGGAAGATCGGAGGAGGAATTTGGATCTAAGGCCCAAGTAAGCAATTCCTCTCCACAGAAATCACCTTCCTTCAGATAGACTAAGTTGAAGAATCCTGTTCTTCCACCATTTGTGGTTGTGGACCCCAACCTGCCTCGTATGATGAAGAGCATCTCATCGACTGGGTCCCCCTCGTGCACGATGAAGCTCTTCTTTGTGTACAGGACTGGCTTGAGGCGATCGCACATTGCATCCAGCAATTGGTCATCCATTTTCTCAAACAGGGGCACCTGAAAGAAACCATAAGTCAGGCAATGCATCTGAAACTTCTGATCAATATTTCATGTAGAGTATCGAAGAGGTCTATTTGTGTCAGCAGACTAAGAGAAAGTCGAAGGGATTCTCACTCTCAATAGACATTCCAGGCAACGGTGACGCTTTACGTCTCTACGGAGATCTTTAGGGAGGTTCCTGATCAAAGATTCTTCATCGACACCTCTCGTCTCTTGCCATTGGTACTGTTCATACCGCCTAATTCGGGCCTTCAAGCCCTCTGGAAGCATACGGCGCAACATCCATTGCTCTGCATCTTGCTCTGCATCTTGCCTCCTTGCTCTCCTCTCCTCTGCCCTTCTAACTTTAGTAGACTGCAGATTTTTCCGCGACAGCAATATTTTGTGGGAATTTTAGTTCGACGCACCCACTAAGgttcttaattttatttcctGCTTAAATTCTCATTCTTATGTATTGAGTTCTCAGCTAAGTAACACTAATACCGACATGCGACACGCCAACATGTGATTTCTCAAGAAATAGAGAACTCTGACACGTTgagacacattatatattaagtatatatttttatatatacatgataaattattgtTCTAATgattgttttgatgaaattaatttgattctagtgtataaataaataaataataaaaatagtctaagcataataaaaatgtcattccaccatttgttaatatcattcattgtttcaatttgacaaatttaatttcattccaataatccataaaacttgggaAAAAAACAATCCATATATTTGGATTCATGTGTCAAAGCATgtcagaaaagaagagaaaaaaacaaacccGGGCGATGAATTATATGTAATGGAAAATGAgggtcaaaaaagaaaagaagattaagtttttcttcttttctccttcgttatttttattatttattacttttttatatACTTACATTTTGACTTCTCATTCATTAAAACATTTTAGAATTGACCTGTCCGTACTGGAATAACTTGTTGATATTCCAAACTCACACGTCAGAATTCCAAACTCATGTGTTGGGAGAGTTGATCAAGTGTCGGACATATGTCGGAGTGTTCGACATGACACGAAAGCTCTCGAAAAGTGTTGGTATTTCCTAAGTTctccaattcaattatattgCAAAAGTGGACTCATGTCCTAGTAGAGAACAATAACCGAACTGGAACAGGATCGTGAAGTACCTGCACATTGCTGATAAGCAATGAATACAAGACCAAGCCGGCTACAGCTATGCTGAAAGCAAAGATAATCTCCCCCACAGAGGTGCTTGTTTGTAGGTTTTTACCCAAAGAGCTGCAGCAAAAGTGACTTTAGAAGCTAATCCTCTTAACCAAAGAGGAATGCGGTAATGAAGTTATACATACCTAAGATTGCGGAATCCCCACCAAGAGCAGTAGAATAACTTCTTTGACAAGTCTTTTGACTCCACAATGCCAGACCGGAGGGCATCGATGAATATTCCAAAGCTGAACTCTTTCGAATCCTTAATGTCATTGGATTTAATCAGAGGACAAGCAGTGTCAAGAAACGTATAGTTCTGTTTCTGTGCTGTGCTGCAGTATAAATATGAAGAGTCACAGTCTGGTCTTCGACACACCGCTTCCCAGCACCTGACTTTTCTATCGATCGAGAATAAGTACCAAAAAGCTCCAAATACCTGGTAATTCCAAAAATAACAAAGACGGTTCCAGCACAAATTAAGCTGACTGAAAAAGGTTCAGAAAacgaaagatgaaaacttgaaATAAAAACTTACGTGACTGGCAAACATGAAAAGCAGAAGATTGAAGGCAGCCCCAGCCCAGGCCTTTTCAAGAAGTAAACCGGATGTTCTTGTCACTGCCTTGTACAGTGGATAGATCCTAATAATCCTCGGTACACATTGGCCATAAATGATGAACTTCAATGACTCCTTTATCATTAAAGCACCTGGCCTGTGGGGCGTGGGAATGATAACAAATACCACGACCTGCCGATCGAATAAAGGGGCTGTAAAGTGAAGGACTAATAATAACTTCGAGGGTGCTCCAAACTAAGTTTCACGAGAGAAATTAAATGAAATCAGAGCAGGGTTTCATACCTGCGGGATTGGAAGAATCGCTAGGATATCAAGGAAGAAGTACGACGATAAGTATCTTCGGGATACAGCTGATGGATCATTAATTAAAATCTCTCTTCCAAACGGTCTGGAAGGAGGGACTGTGTACCCCGTATGAAATTTGAGGATTACGTGGATAATGTAAAACGCATCGATTATAGTTCGAAGAAGGGATGCTATGATCTTCATTCTGTTGTCTATATCAAGACACCACTTATTAACGTCAATCACAGGGATGTAGAAAAACAGCGGGTCCAAAGCTAGTGCGAAAACACACAAGATCAAGAATATCCTGTTCCACTGTTGAAGACATGGACTTTGCGGATCAAGCATTTTCCTCTCTGATACAAGCAAGGAGCTTAATGGCATTCTCAAGCTTTTGATCTTCGCAAAATCTCCCGTATCCTCTCTGATATCCATCCAAAAGTTTGTTCACAATTATTCTATATTTGGTTGGCCGAACCCCGTGTCTAGCAGCACACCACTGCTCCGACGTCACTGCTCCGAGTTCCCTGATTTCTCCAATTGCAATCTTCGAACCTGACTGAACGATATACACAACAAGGAGATGAACGCAACTTCTCGTAGAGCTTGTTAGAATCTGAAACGACAAAGGCATGAAAACCACTCGTAGGTTAAAATGTGatccatttttgaaaagtagTCGAACACACTAGACTACTCATACTTAAGAATTAAGTATgctaccgaccaaaaaaaaaagaataaagtatGCTTAATGGAGAAGAAACAAGTCGGCAGAAACAATTTGCTTCaggcaaaagaaaagtcaacaaaagctgTGGGAGCCGCTGAGaatagtgttgacacctaaatttcaagtgcatataaaaagaattttttaaaaaaattaaattattaattaaaattaaaaaaaaaacaaaacaaaacacaaaaagaagggGGATACGAGGGGGCCGGGTCGGGTCAAATCTGGCCTTGGCCCAACCCGGCCCTCCTCCTTTCCTCTCTTCCCTCAGCTCGGCTCGCACCGAGCTTCTCCCTTTTAGCTACCCATCTTTGCGCGTGAAACCCTAAGGAGGGGGagataggggtgtgcatggtccaggcgagcggttcccgacctagaaccgggaacggCTCGCTAAGGATcagttccgaaaaattggaaccgggatccacccgtttgttgcatggatccacctgggAACCGAACCGCCGGTCTAGTccggttcctgggtggatccatggatcCGGTCTCACTGACCATGAGATGAAAATCTTAAGCTAAGGAAGATCCAACATCAAAAGAGAGGACATAATTGATCTCAATTCTCAACTGCACAGCAAGcatcatcaaagcaagccaaaaagtttcagctcccCAGTTAAACATCTTCGATGAATCATTTAGCAACAGGTTTTCCATAGCGTAAATGAGAACATCAAACTTACATTGCCCGATGGACATGTAGTAGTAAGCTGGAAACCTAACAAAAGAAGCAAGAGCTTTCTTAGATCTAAATCATCCAACAAATAAGGCCAAAAAGCCAATTTTGCATTAAAAGGAAGATAGTAAGCAACATTGAGCAAACAAGAATGAAAGAATGGGAACAAATAAAAGGCAGTCTTGCTTGACTACAGAAAGGACAACGCTAAGGAAAGGTTAAAAAACAATGAACTTGGTCCACCTAGCATATTTCAAGTGTCACAAGTAGGCCGGACTTCTTAGGGACATCCTTATGATCCCATATCATAGTTACAC
Protein-coding regions in this window:
- the LOC104443365 gene encoding cyclic nucleotide-gated ion channel 1-like, whose translation is MDIREDTGDFAKIKSLRMPLSSLLVSERKMLDPQSPCLQQWNRIFLILCVFALALDPLFFYIPVIDVNKWCLDIDNRMKIIASLLRTIIDAFYIIHVILKFHTGYTVPPSRPFGREILINDPSAVSRRYLSSYFFLDILAILPIPQVVVFVIIPTPHRPGALMIKESLKFIIYGQCVPRIIRIYPLYKAVTRTSGLLLEKAWAGAAFNLLLFMFASHVFGAFWYLFSIDRKVRCWEAVCRRPDCDSSYLYCSTAQKQNYTFLDTACPLIKSNDIKDSKEFSFGIFIDALRSGIVESKDLSKKLFYCSWWGFRNLSSLGKNLQTSTSVGEIIFAFSIAVAGLVLYSLLISNVQSTKVRRAEERRARRQDAEQDAEQWMLRRMLPEGLKARIRRYEQYQWQETRGVDEESLIRNLPKDLRRDVKRHRCLECLLRVPLFEKMDDQLLDAMCDRLKPVLYTKKSFIVHEGDPVDEMLFIIRGRLGSTTTNGGRTGFFNLVYLKEGDFCGEELLTWALDPNSSSDLPTSTRTVEAITEVEAFALTTYDLKFVASQFRCLHSKQLQHTFRFYSQQWRTWAACFIQAIWHRHCKRKRDKALHDAEDRLHDALAKDGGASPSLAATICASRFAAKA